TCGGGCGGCGCCTCCGCGATCTCCGCTTCCAGCGGGAACGGGCGCTTTCGACGCCGCTCGTTGAGGCTCGCGTTGCGGACCGCCCGGGCCAGCAGGGCCTCGGCCTCCTGCTCGGAGTGCAGCGGATACCGCTTTTGCCAAAGGCGCACGAAACTCTCCTGCAGGATATCTTCGGCGCCGTCCGGGTCGAGCAGCACGCGCACGGAAATCCCCTTCAGCTTTTGCCGAAGCCTGACAAACGCGTCGGTCAGGAAATCATTCATCATTGCAACTACAGTCGTCGTTTTTTGTGCCGTTCACCCTATATAACACGGCAGATGAAGAAATGTAACAAAAAAAACAGAAAATGCCGCCCGAGGGGGTGGCATTTTCTATCGGATTCCGGAAAAATGCACGCTATTTCGCATCCAT
The sequence above is a segment of the Bacteroidales bacterium WCE2004 genome. Coding sequences within it:
- a CDS encoding RNA polymerase sigma-70 factor, ECF subfamily, which produces MMNDFLTDAFVRLRQKLKGISVRVLLDPDGAEDILQESFVRLWQKRYPLHSEQEAEALLARAVRNASLNERRRKRPFPLEAEIAEAPPDTEDKEEAYDAMHRKIESELTQTQRYILEEKEYGGRTLEDIARELGMEPAAARMQLSRARKTLRNALKDDR